In Maridesulfovibrio sp., the following proteins share a genomic window:
- the groL gene encoding chaperonin GroEL (60 kDa chaperone family; promotes refolding of misfolded polypeptides especially under stressful conditions; forms two stacked rings of heptamers to form a barrel-shaped 14mer; ends can be capped by GroES; misfolded proteins enter the barrel where they are refolded when GroES binds): MAKQILFDAKAREKLKIGVDKLANAVKVTLGPKGRNVVMEKSFGSPVITKDGVSVAKEIELKDKFENMGAQMVKEVASKTSDIAGDGTTTATILAQAIFTEGVKLVAAGRNPMAIKRGIDKAVEAIIDNLEDLAKPTRDQKEIAQVGTISANNDVTIGNIIAEAMNKVGKEGVITVEEAKGLDTTLDVVEGMQFDRGYLSPYFVSNAEKMICEMDEPLILISEKKVTSMKELLPVLEQVAKMGKPLVIIAEDIEGEALATLVVNKLRGTLNVVAVKAPGFGDRRKAMLADIAALTGGAVVSDDIGLTLEAVSVEHLGSAKRVVIDKENTTLVDGAGEGEVIKARVGQIRNEIELSTSDYDREKLQERLAKIVGGVAVINVGAATETEMKEKKARVEDALNATRAAVEEGIVPGGGTALIRCIPALENITSADDDETAGIDIIRRAIEEPLRQIAGNAGLEGSIVVEKVKEAKDGNGFNAAIGEYEDLIKAGVIDPKKVTRIAIQNAASVAGLLLTTECAIVEKPAPAADMPGMPGGMGGMGGMGGMGGMGGMGGMY; the protein is encoded by the coding sequence ATGGCTAAACAGATTCTCTTTGACGCCAAAGCTCGCGAAAAACTCAAAATCGGCGTAGACAAGCTCGCCAATGCTGTAAAAGTAACCCTCGGACCCAAGGGCCGTAACGTTGTTATGGAAAAATCCTTCGGTTCCCCGGTCATCACAAAAGACGGTGTTTCCGTAGCAAAAGAAATCGAACTGAAAGACAAGTTTGAAAACATGGGCGCACAGATGGTTAAGGAAGTAGCTTCCAAAACTTCCGACATCGCTGGTGACGGTACCACTACTGCCACCATCCTTGCTCAGGCGATCTTCACCGAAGGTGTTAAACTTGTTGCTGCCGGGCGTAACCCCATGGCTATCAAACGTGGTATCGACAAAGCTGTTGAAGCTATCATCGACAACCTCGAAGACCTTGCAAAGCCCACCCGCGATCAGAAAGAAATCGCGCAGGTCGGTACCATTTCCGCAAACAACGATGTAACCATTGGTAACATCATTGCCGAAGCAATGAACAAAGTCGGTAAAGAAGGTGTTATCACCGTTGAAGAAGCAAAAGGCCTCGACACCACCCTTGATGTTGTTGAAGGTATGCAGTTTGACCGCGGTTACCTCTCCCCCTATTTCGTATCCAATGCAGAAAAAATGATCTGCGAAATGGATGAGCCCCTGATCCTGATCAGTGAAAAGAAAGTAACCAGCATGAAAGAACTGCTGCCAGTTCTGGAGCAGGTTGCTAAAATGGGCAAACCTCTTGTTATCATTGCTGAAGACATCGAAGGCGAAGCTCTGGCTACCCTCGTTGTCAACAAACTGCGCGGGACCCTGAACGTTGTTGCTGTTAAAGCTCCCGGCTTCGGCGACCGCCGCAAGGCAATGCTCGCAGACATCGCAGCTCTCACCGGCGGCGCAGTTGTTTCCGACGACATCGGACTCACCCTTGAGGCTGTATCCGTTGAGCATCTCGGCTCCGCTAAACGCGTTGTAATCGATAAAGAAAACACCACCCTCGTTGACGGTGCAGGTGAAGGCGAAGTTATCAAAGCACGCGTCGGCCAGATCCGTAACGAAATCGAGCTTTCCACTTCCGACTATGACCGTGAAAAACTTCAGGAACGCCTCGCCAAAATCGTTGGCGGTGTAGCAGTAATCAACGTTGGTGCTGCAACTGAAACCGAAATGAAAGAAAAGAAAGCACGCGTGGAAGATGCTCTCAACGCAACTCGCGCAGCTGTTGAAGAAGGTATCGTTCCCGGTGGCGGAACCGCACTTATCCGCTGCATTCCTGCTCTGGAAAACATTACCTCTGCTGACGACGACGAAACCGCAGGTATCGACATCATCCGCCGCGCCATCGAAGAGCCGCTTCGCCAGATTGCCGGCAACGCAGGCCTCGAAGGTTCCATCGTTGTAGAAAAAGTTAAAGAAGCCAAAGACGGCAACGGCTTCAACGCTGCTATCGGCGAATACGAAGACCTGATCAAGGCCGGTGTTATCGACCCCAAAAAGGTTACCCGTATCGCTATCCAGAATGCGGCTTCCGTTGCAGGTCTCCTGCTGACCACCGAATGCGCTATCGTTGAAAAACCAGCACCTGCAGCTGACATGCCCGGTATGCCCGGCGGCATGGGTGGCATGGGCGGTATGGGTGGAATGGGCGGCATGGGTGGAATGGGCGGCATGTACTAA
- a CDS encoding S24 family peptidase, with product MGFYNDIVEGLGNMIGQGRQYANPTQMAKACGVAPNQILRYIKQERGKHIQVLARILDEVGARIVFPSEKTVSDENFICPPRAQARAERNSKTLSTDQEAQKLLSFNSRWMAEKGDRDSMKMLTVTGSAMAPRIEDGNHVLVDESQKDFFEGRIYAIRIDEEILIRRVAREPGRILLLSDNHELSPGPIVLENSNPSHDWAVIGRVVFVAKDLL from the coding sequence ATGGGATTTTATAATGATATTGTAGAAGGACTGGGAAACATGATCGGGCAAGGCCGCCAATACGCAAACCCGACCCAAATGGCCAAAGCATGCGGAGTCGCACCGAATCAGATCCTCCGCTATATTAAACAGGAAAGGGGAAAACACATACAGGTACTGGCAAGAATTCTTGACGAGGTCGGGGCAAGGATAGTTTTCCCCTCCGAAAAAACTGTCAGTGATGAAAATTTCATATGTCCGCCGCGGGCACAGGCCAGAGCTGAACGGAACAGTAAAACATTAAGCACAGACCAGGAAGCCCAGAAACTGCTGTCCTTTAATTCACGCTGGATGGCAGAAAAGGGAGATCGGGATTCCATGAAAATGCTGACCGTAACCGGAAGCGCCATGGCTCCACGCATTGAAGATGGCAACCATGTTCTGGTCGACGAATCACAGAAAGATTTCTTCGAGGGGCGAATCTACGCAATACGTATAGACGAAGAAATACTCATTCGCAGGGTTGCCCGTGAACCGGGAAGAATTCTTCTGCTGTCGGACAATCATGAACTCTCTCCTGGACCGATCGTCCTTGAGAACAGCAACCCCTCTCACGACTGGGCTGTCATAGGCCGAGTCGTTTTTGTCGCCAAGGATCTGCTCTGA
- a CDS encoding OsmC family protein, whose protein sequence is MAQLTVSYDRKGDKQVIDTNSQVLGEIAIDYSSIPEDARGGTAKQLLAASTLHCFCGSLAKALETRGAEYERITGTATLETGLDEKKRARVTGITLDVTVHMDEDYGFIFDRVEKIMRKGCLITASLHEAFPMTYNLELEEL, encoded by the coding sequence ATGGCCCAACTTACCGTTTCATATGACCGCAAAGGCGACAAACAGGTTATAGATACAAATTCTCAAGTCCTTGGTGAAATCGCTATCGATTATTCCTCTATTCCCGAGGATGCACGAGGCGGCACTGCCAAGCAGCTTCTGGCAGCTTCAACTCTGCATTGCTTCTGCGGCTCTCTTGCTAAAGCTCTTGAAACACGTGGCGCAGAATACGAACGTATAACCGGAACCGCTACGCTTGAAACCGGTCTGGATGAAAAGAAGCGTGCACGCGTAACCGGCATTACTCTTGATGTGACTGTACATATGGACGAAGATTACGGTTTTATTTTTGACCGTGTTGAAAAGATTATGCGCAAGGGTTGTCTGATTACTGCCTCCCTGCATGAAGCTTTTCCCATGACTTATAATCTCGAGCTCGAAGAACTGTAA
- a CDS encoding M48 family metallopeptidase produces MNIYLLIIIVSLAGSCLLGIYSRQLNRKALSPKLPDEFSETFDADEYRKSQDYTKAGIDFENISGSITTIITIMFIIFGGFNAVDLWARGFGYGQILTGLIFYAGLAVLSDILSLPFSLYHTFIIEEKFGFNKTTLKTFFIDKVKGYLIGGIIGGAILSGILLFFNVAGSLAWLWCWIFTVLVTLGIQYIAPTWILPLFNKFTPLEEGELRNKIENFAAANGFELSGIFMIDGSKRSTKANAYFTGFGKKKRIALFDTLIQSLSADELVAVLAHEIGHSKLGHIRKMMLISIINTGAVFLLMSFFLGNKELFAAFGMQHISVHAGLIFFALLYTPVSIVLSIFSNVRSRKHEFEADAFAAKTTGKPEALVSALKKLSVSNLSNLTPHPFYVWLEYSHPPVLKRINALRNL; encoded by the coding sequence ATGAATATTTACCTTTTAATTATCATTGTTTCGCTAGCCGGATCCTGTCTTCTTGGTATCTACTCCCGTCAGCTGAACCGGAAGGCACTTTCTCCAAAACTGCCGGACGAATTCTCCGAAACCTTTGATGCCGACGAATATCGCAAATCTCAGGATTACACAAAAGCCGGGATAGATTTCGAAAACATTTCTGGTTCCATTACCACAATAATCACCATTATGTTCATTATTTTTGGTGGATTTAATGCCGTTGATCTCTGGGCAAGAGGTTTCGGCTATGGCCAAATATTAACCGGGCTTATCTTCTATGCCGGACTGGCTGTTCTCAGCGACATTCTATCCCTGCCCTTTTCTCTTTATCATACTTTCATCATTGAAGAAAAGTTCGGATTCAACAAGACCACCCTAAAAACTTTTTTTATCGACAAAGTAAAAGGATATTTGATCGGCGGCATCATCGGAGGTGCAATTCTCAGCGGGATTCTGCTATTCTTCAACGTGGCAGGTTCCCTGGCCTGGCTCTGGTGCTGGATATTTACTGTTCTCGTAACACTTGGAATCCAATATATTGCTCCAACATGGATTCTGCCCTTGTTCAATAAATTTACACCACTTGAAGAAGGTGAATTGCGTAATAAAATAGAAAATTTCGCAGCAGCAAATGGCTTCGAGCTTTCAGGAATTTTCATGATTGACGGCTCCAAACGTTCGACCAAGGCCAATGCATACTTCACCGGATTTGGCAAAAAAAAACGTATAGCACTGTTCGATACTTTGATTCAAAGTCTTTCCGCAGACGAGCTGGTTGCCGTGCTTGCTCATGAGATCGGACACAGCAAACTGGGGCATATCCGTAAAATGATGCTCATCAGCATAATCAATACCGGTGCAGTATTCCTGCTCATGTCCTTTTTCCTCGGTAATAAAGAGCTATTTGCAGCTTTCGGGATGCAGCACATATCTGTTCATGCGGGGCTGATATTCTTTGCTTTGCTCTATACCCCGGTGTCCATTGTTCTTTCTATTTTCAGCAACGTCCGTTCCCGCAAGCATGAATTCGAAGCAGATGCATTTGCCGCTAAAACCACCGGTAAACCGGAAGCACTTGTTAGCGCTCTCAAGAAATTATCGGTAAGCAACCTCTCAAACCTCACACCGCATCCGTTCTATGTCTGGCTGGAATACAGCCATCCCCCGGTATTGAAGAGGATTAATGCGCTACGTAATTTGTAG
- a CDS encoding helix-turn-helix domain-containing protein: protein MGSDLSALAEGFPDIDGRRGMSAEGLISVLGRDAAERLMYFWGGTRVSVPDLEELQKLKLRERILKAYEQGATPAQIAERFGVSVRTAQRMRNFPITLKGGLK from the coding sequence ATGGGGTCGGACTTATCAGCATTGGCTGAAGGTTTTCCTGATATCGATGGCCGGCGGGGAATGTCCGCTGAGGGGCTTATCAGCGTACTGGGACGTGATGCGGCAGAGAGATTAATGTATTTCTGGGGTGGAACAAGGGTTTCTGTTCCTGATTTAGAGGAATTGCAGAAGCTAAAGCTTCGCGAACGAATTTTAAAGGCCTACGAACAGGGAGCCACACCTGCACAGATTGCAGAAAGATTTGGGGTTTCCGTGCGAACGGCTCAGAGAATGCGAAATTTCCCAATTACATTGAAGGGCGGATTAAAATAA
- the gcvH gene encoding glycine cleavage system protein GcvH yields the protein MSELTFPAELLYHPEHTWVLINDDNTAVVGISDFAQEQLGEVAFVDLPEAGEHFEAGEEFGSVESIKAVSNLYMPISGTVTEINEGLEDVPEDVNISPYKEGWMLRITVDEGADKSQLMNSEAYAEKIK from the coding sequence ATGAGCGAACTTACTTTTCCCGCAGAGCTTCTCTACCACCCTGAACATACCTGGGTTCTGATCAACGACGACAACACAGCAGTAGTCGGTATCAGCGATTTCGCACAGGAACAGCTTGGTGAAGTAGCTTTCGTTGATCTTCCTGAAGCAGGTGAACATTTTGAAGCCGGTGAGGAGTTCGGTTCTGTTGAATCCATCAAAGCGGTCAGCAACCTTTATATGCCCATTTCCGGTACTGTTACCGAGATTAACGAAGGTCTTGAAGATGTTCCTGAAGATGTGAACATTTCTCCTTATAAAGAGGGCTGGATGCTGCGCATCACCGTTGATGAAGGTGCAGACAAGAGCCAGCTGATGAACAGCGAAGCTTACGCAGAAAAAATCAAGTAA
- the lipA gene encoding lipoyl synthase, whose translation MCAKDNYLRIPPWLRVKIPCNKTYSATRELVKDLSLSTVCQSAKCPNMFECFSEHTATFLIMGDICTRNCAFCNIENGDIAPLDHTEPTRVAEAAKRLGLKHVVITSVTRDDLADGGATHFAACIRAVREMLPETSIEVLIPDFQGNEDALRAVIEAKPDIINHNVETPPAHYEKIRPQADYRQSLELLRRVKAAGVIAKSGLMVGLGETDEEVRGVVDDLAAIDCDIVTIGQYMRPSMQHPAVLRYVHPDMFEEYTRYGKGKGVAHMYSAPLVRSSYNAALFAGLKK comes from the coding sequence GTGTGCGCCAAAGATAATTATCTACGCATCCCGCCATGGCTTCGGGTCAAGATCCCATGCAACAAGACATATAGCGCTACCCGCGAACTGGTCAAAGATCTTAGCTTAAGCACTGTCTGCCAGAGTGCCAAGTGTCCAAATATGTTCGAATGTTTCTCAGAACATACCGCAACATTTTTGATAATGGGCGATATCTGCACCCGTAATTGCGCCTTCTGCAACATTGAGAATGGCGATATAGCTCCACTTGATCACACGGAACCCACCCGTGTGGCCGAGGCAGCCAAAAGGTTGGGGCTTAAGCATGTAGTTATCACTTCCGTCACCCGTGATGATCTTGCTGATGGCGGGGCAACTCATTTTGCTGCCTGCATCCGCGCCGTTCGTGAAATGCTGCCGGAAACATCCATTGAAGTCCTGATTCCTGATTTTCAGGGCAATGAAGATGCATTACGCGCGGTCATTGAAGCCAAACCTGATATTATCAACCATAATGTTGAAACTCCGCCTGCCCATTATGAAAAAATACGTCCGCAGGCTGATTACAGGCAGAGTCTGGAGCTTTTGCGCCGGGTCAAGGCTGCGGGTGTAATTGCGAAGTCAGGCTTGATGGTAGGACTAGGGGAAACCGATGAAGAGGTGCGTGGGGTCGTTGATGATCTCGCGGCAATTGATTGTGATATCGTAACCATTGGTCAGTATATGCGCCCTTCCATGCAGCATCCGGCAGTGCTGCGCTATGTTCATCCTGATATGTTTGAAGAGTATACCCGTTACGGTAAGGGAAAGGGAGTAGCGCATATGTACAGCGCTCCGCTGGTGCGATCTTCCTACAATGCAGCTCTTTTCGCAGGGCTTAAGAAATAG
- a CDS encoding L-fuculose-phosphate aldolase, producing MLLKRERELIVEYGLKLLESGLTTGTGGNLSVLNREHGLLAISPSGLDYRLSKPEDIVVMDLDGNIKESARKPSSEYGFHTALYKTRTDVNAVVHTHSVYATTVACLNMELPAVHYLVGFAGKKVPLAPYATFGSQELADNVTDTIGNYNAVLLANHGLITVGRQIGNAFDAAEELELVARIYIQALSVGKPVIVPDDEMDKVIDKFSTYGQAGGKS from the coding sequence ATGCTTTTAAAAAGAGAAAGAGAATTAATCGTTGAATATGGACTAAAACTCCTCGAATCAGGTTTAACCACCGGAACGGGCGGGAACTTAAGTGTTTTAAACCGTGAGCACGGACTTTTGGCAATCAGCCCCAGCGGACTTGATTACCGACTTTCAAAACCAGAAGATATCGTGGTTATGGATCTGGACGGAAACATCAAAGAATCCGCCCGCAAACCTTCCAGTGAATACGGATTCCACACAGCTTTATATAAAACCCGCACCGATGTGAATGCTGTAGTGCATACCCATTCGGTCTACGCCACAACCGTGGCATGCCTGAACATGGAACTGCCTGCAGTTCACTATCTGGTGGGCTTTGCGGGTAAAAAAGTTCCCCTAGCACCTTACGCCACCTTCGGGTCGCAGGAACTGGCGGATAACGTGACAGACACTATAGGTAACTATAATGCCGTGTTGCTCGCAAACCATGGACTTATCACTGTTGGCCGCCAGATTGGAAACGCCTTTGATGCAGCAGAAGAGCTGGAGCTTGTTGCCAGAATTTATATCCAAGCCCTCTCTGTGGGCAAACCGGTAATCGTCCCAGATGATGAGATGGATAAAGTTATCGATAAATTTTCTACTTACGGTCAGGCAGGAGGCAAAA
- the groES gene encoding co-chaperone GroES has protein sequence MKLKPLADRVLVKRLEVEEKTVGGIIIPDSAKEKPLKGKVIAAGPGKLDDNGSRVALGVKEGDAVLFAKYAGTEINIEGEDHLIMREDDILAVVE, from the coding sequence ATGAAACTTAAGCCGTTAGCAGACCGTGTTCTGGTCAAACGCCTTGAAGTGGAAGAAAAAACCGTTGGCGGAATCATTATCCCCGACTCCGCAAAAGAAAAGCCCCTTAAAGGTAAAGTCATTGCAGCTGGCCCCGGCAAGCTGGACGACAATGGCTCCAGAGTAGCTCTGGGTGTAAAGGAAGGAGACGCTGTTCTTTTCGCCAAATACGCAGGCACTGAAATCAACATCGAAGGTGAAGACCACCTGATCATGCGGGAAGACGACATCCTCGCAGTTGTTGAATAA
- the lpdA gene encoding dihydrolipoyl dehydrogenase: protein MPSITIIGSGPGGHIAAFEAARRGAEVILIEKAEIGGTCLNWGCIPTKTLKSSAESLETAGRLEEFGIAAAGGEESVGFKADMEAVVARKERVRKVLCGGLEKTCSAMNIRIVRGSAELGAGKTVRVHTEEGVEEIKSDSIIIATGSSILELPSLPVDHKRIINSDDALDLDHVPGKMVIVGGGVIGCELAFIYRAFGSEVTIVEGLDRLLPIPSVDADMSKLLQREAKKHRIKVQLAKTVQKVEVVDDKVQCVLGPSPFVENAKGGETTIEADVVLVAVGRTPNTVGLNLAEAGVETDERGWIKADGNMRTSAEGIYAIGDVLGPARVMLAHVASAEGLCAVDNCLGIERALDYSVIPSGIFTSPEIGTVGLSEEEAAHKGIEFRSQVFQFRELGKAQAMGELPGMFKIICEKESGKILGAHIAGAHATDLIAEAGLAIKNGLTAADVAHTIHAHPTLAEGFYEVCEAWLRGC, encoded by the coding sequence ATGCCATCCATCACCATTATTGGATCAGGGCCGGGCGGCCACATCGCAGCTTTTGAGGCTGCACGTCGCGGCGCTGAGGTTATTTTGATTGAAAAGGCCGAGATCGGCGGGACTTGTTTGAACTGGGGATGTATTCCCACCAAGACTCTGAAATCATCTGCGGAATCTCTGGAAACAGCAGGACGCTTGGAAGAATTCGGTATCGCAGCAGCTGGCGGAGAAGAATCTGTAGGATTTAAAGCCGATATGGAAGCTGTGGTTGCGCGGAAGGAAAGGGTCCGCAAAGTACTTTGTGGTGGCCTGGAAAAAACCTGTTCTGCAATGAATATCCGGATTGTTCGCGGTTCAGCTGAACTTGGCGCAGGGAAAACCGTCCGTGTCCACACTGAAGAGGGCGTGGAAGAAATCAAGAGTGACAGTATCATCATAGCTACCGGATCAAGCATCCTTGAGCTGCCTTCCCTGCCTGTGGACCACAAGCGGATCATTAACAGCGACGATGCACTCGATCTGGATCATGTCCCCGGTAAAATGGTCATCGTTGGTGGTGGGGTAATCGGTTGTGAACTGGCATTCATTTATCGTGCTTTTGGATCAGAGGTCACTATTGTAGAAGGCTTGGACCGTCTTCTGCCCATTCCGTCTGTTGATGCAGATATGAGCAAGCTCCTGCAGCGTGAAGCTAAAAAACACCGTATCAAAGTGCAGCTGGCTAAGACCGTTCAGAAAGTCGAAGTTGTTGACGACAAAGTTCAGTGTGTGCTTGGGCCTTCACCGTTTGTTGAGAATGCTAAAGGCGGCGAGACAACTATTGAAGCAGACGTGGTTCTGGTTGCAGTCGGCCGCACTCCAAATACAGTGGGCTTGAATCTTGCCGAAGCCGGGGTTGAGACCGACGAACGCGGCTGGATCAAGGCAGATGGCAACATGCGTACTTCTGCTGAAGGTATTTACGCCATTGGCGATGTTCTGGGACCAGCACGGGTAATGCTGGCGCATGTCGCATCCGCAGAAGGTCTTTGCGCCGTGGATAACTGTCTGGGCATAGAACGTGCCCTTGATTACTCTGTCATTCCTTCAGGTATTTTTACCTCCCCTGAAATTGGAACTGTCGGTCTTTCCGAAGAAGAAGCTGCCCACAAAGGAATTGAATTTCGTTCGCAGGTGTTCCAGTTTCGCGAGCTGGGTAAAGCCCAGGCCATGGGCGAACTTCCGGGTATGTTTAAGATCATCTGCGAAAAAGAAAGCGGGAAAATCCTTGGCGCTCACATTGCCGGAGCCCATGCAACCGATCTCATTGCAGAAGCCGGTCTGGCTATTAAAAACGGACTTACCGCGGCGGATGTTGCCCATACTATTCATGCCCACCCGACTCTCGCAGAAGGTTTCTACGAGGTTTGCGAAGCATGGCTTCGGGGCTGCTGA